In the Podospora pseudocomata strain CBS 415.72m chromosome 5, whole genome shotgun sequence genome, one interval contains:
- a CDS encoding hypothetical protein (COG:S; EggNog:ENOG503NUF1) — MLKSPTLPIQPPRITIMTTSTVLPSVTTKPYNIVAAAEALLEDAKRLAATIDQGSDNVPLRRKLAQTARTLAVETSHPLDAVKDEWLTTSGIAVWSLLTSWKAFDLIPLTAPGYITYADLARQLDADESLISLYSRLITHLIATGKLSPGPVPNSVSHSRLSPLYISTNPVSDLAVIAVGNGFKPFFQWPDYFSKYGRREPLGQTHTPFSFAWGHAELPPWEVKALYPGYSASFKRSMQAKNIFGGDIPITGEGALYDVSWVGSKKPTDENTVKIVDVGGGMGHLVKELLENVQGLKPEECVLQDRPDVIEGVEKTGDLGLKGVRFMSHDFHERQPVRGAWVYVLRRILLDYSDDLAVNILKQVAGALPDVDKDARVLIVEFKLFEGIGQPPQNTHVDLMMFNLGGKLRNERMYRDLVEKAGMRVVKYHVRAGDPHCVVECAKA; from the exons ATGCTGAAATCACCTACTTTACCAATCCAACCACCTAGGATCACAATAATGACGACTTCAACAGTATTACCGTCGGTGACCACCAAGCCTTACAACATCGTCGCCGCAGCTGAAGCTCTCCTAGAAGACGCCAAACGTCTGGCCGCCACCATCGACCAAGGCAGCGATAATGTCCCCCTCCGTCGCAAACTCGCCCAGACCGCCCGCACACTTGCCGTTGAAACATCGCACCCTCTTGACGCCGTAAAAGACGAATGGCTCACCACCTCCGGTATTGCCGTCTGGTCGTTGCTCACCTCGTGGAAGGCCTTTGATTTGATCCCCCTCACCGCACCAGGTTACATCACCTATGCCGACCTGGCCCGCCAGCTAGACGCCGATGAGTCGTTGATCAGTTTGTACT CCCGGctcatcacccacctcaTCGCCACAGGCAAACTCTCTCCTGGCCCAGTTCCGAACTCGGTCTCCCATTCTAGGCTGTCACCTCTCTacatctccaccaaccccgttTCGGACCTCGCTGTGATTGCTGTAGGCAACGGATTCAAGCCCTTCTTCCAATGGCCGGATTATTTCTCCAAGTATGGCCGCCGCGAGCCGCTTGGACAGACTCACACGCCGTTTTCGTTTGCTTGGGGCCATGCTGAGCTTCCTCCGTGGGAAGTCAAGGCTTTGTATCCCGGGTACAGCGCTTCGTTCAAGCGATCGATGCAGGCCAAGAATATCTTTGGGGGGGATATACCCATTACCGGGGAGGGGGCGTTGTATGACGTTTCCTGGGTGGGTTCCAAGAAACCAACGGATGAAAACACAGTCAAGATTgtggatgtgggagggggtatgGGGCATTTGGTGAAGGAACTGCTGGAAAATGTGCAGGGATTGAAGCCAGAAGAGTGTGTGCTTCAAGACCGACCTGATGTgattgagggggtggagaagaCGGGTGATTTAGGGCTGAAAGGGGTGAGGTTCATGAGCCATGATTTCCATGAGAGGCAACCTGTGAGAGGGGCGTGGGTGTATGTCTTGAGAAGGATCCTGCTTGATTACTCTGATGACCTGGCAGTCAACATTCTCAAGCAGGTGGCTGGTGCGCTGCCTGACGTCGACAAAGACGCCAGGGTTTTGATTGTTGAGTTCAAGCTATTTGAGGGGATCGGTCAGCCACCGCAGAATACGCACGTCGATTTGATGATGTTCAATCTGGGGGGCAAGCTGAGGAATGAGAGGATGTATAGGGATTTGGTCGAGAAGGCTgggatgagggtggtgaagtaTCATGTCCGGGCGGGTGATCCGCATTGTGTGGTTGAATGCGCCAAGGCTTGA
- the SET5_3 gene encoding SET domain-containing protein 5 (EggNog:ENOG503NX13; COG:B), translating into MLLTQVLVPLTLFGQSPLGPPPQTCPPNGVINYISTCPKHPHIIPAPGCTAKASTIRQPWAVGSLCYCAGDKEYCVYMLPNFNDGKGISLVTTSSVIRSVSTLPHHDRWWSTPNTANTPDLLEVKPIEGKGLGVVAANRTIRKNTRVMVDAPGLMIEHGAFTKLRTKMLADLIHEAASMLPYPSREDFFALSGAEGLLRNSKESALAIVGKNAFHTKIEDMEFHAVFLDVSRVNHACSPNAAYHFDPLTMRKSLITVRDIHPGEELTIGYVDLTQPSQTRQASLSHWNFTCSCPRCTQASRRQKESDARTAQLVNIRNELDQYDHGVQDGPGMAELLTILYELEGLEARLHEAYYRAAIEFNGIGNRWKAIKFARLCLERGLLLKDETRPFVGEMRALIEDAEGHWSWRFRLGVGHQD; encoded by the exons atgctACTTACTCAAGTATTAGTCCCTCTAACACTCTTTGGACAGTCCCCCCTCGGTCCGCCACCCCAAACCTGCCCCCCAAACGGAGTCATCAACTACATCTCCACATGCCCCAAGCATCCACATATTATACCAGCGCCAGGATGCACCGCTAAGGCCAGCACAATCAGGCAGCCCTGGGCCGTCGGCTCTCTCTGCTATTGCGCTGGCGACAAGGAATATTGCGTCTATATGCTTCCAAACTTCAACGATGGAAAGGGGATATCACTTGTGACTACCTCGTCCGTCATCCGCTCGGTTTCTACCCTACCTCATCACGACAGGTGGTGGAGCACTCCCAACACTGCCAACACACCAGACCTGTTAGAGGTCAAGCCCATCGAAGGCAAGGGTCTAGGCGTGGTCGCAGCCAACAGAACCATCAGGAAAAACACCAGAGTGATGGTCGATGCGCCAGGGTTGATGATTGAGCACGGGGCTTTCACCAAGTTGAGAACAAAAATGCTGGCTGATTTGATTCACGAAGCGGCTAGCATGTTGCCATATCCCTCGCGAGAGGATTTCTTCGCCTTATCAGGGGCTGAGGGATTACTCCGAAATTCGAAGGAGAGCGCTCTGGCGATTGTTGGGAAGAATGCATTTCATACCAAGATTGAGGACATGGAATTTCATGCTGTCTTTTTGGATG TGTCCAGAGTCAACCACGCCTGCAGCCCCAATGCTGCTTACCATTTTGATCCGCTGACCATGCGAAAGAGTCTTATCACAGTGCGGGATATCCACCCAGGAGAAGAGCTGACGATAGGATACGTCGA CTTGACACAGCCCTCTCAGACTCGACAGGCATCCCTCTCACACTGGAACTTCACTTGCTCCTGCCCTCGATGCACCCAAGCATCTCGTCGCCAGAAAGAATCAGATGCTCGCACAGCCCAGCTTGTAAACATCAGAAACGAGCTGGACCAGTACGATCACGGTGTTCAAGACGGCCCCGGGATGGCAGAACTCTTGACCATTCTCTATGAACTCGAGGGCCTAGAGGCTAGGCTGCACGAGGCATATTACCGCGCCGCAATCGAGTTCAATGGTATCGGAAATAGGTGGAAGGCGATCAAGTTCGCGAGGCTGTGTTTGGAAAGAGGTCTCCTGTTGAAGGACGAGACCCGACCGTTTGTCGGTGAAATGAGGGCCTTGATCGAGGACGCCGAGGGACATTGGAGCTGGCGGTTCCGGTTGGGTGTTGGTCACCAGGACTGA
- a CDS encoding hypothetical protein (EggNog:ENOG50KOG1072; COG:J) — protein MDKNDRFLSSDEKLLETGLFSDVVVKCGDKEWKLHKAILCTRSVWFEKALTGQFEEATSGVITIQDFEPEAVEWVIRYIYTGVCDIATLRGPEKMTLTNFVTCFEVHSVADFFALSPLAKIALDTLTAEFDTKLPAIQLQQESCKEWLPEFCEAIRLVYEDIPISDTAVTSIRKAFVLFIHTARYYFMKEPRFTKFLDEEAPLLSLDLFRAMRATGDFVAHPLDPYCSFCKNKPSRAEKGYYTHIAPEPLKLTACCSNCAVKKDFPSGMQDWLAKDTRALG, from the exons ATGGATAAAAACGATAGATTCCTCTCCTCTGACGAGAAGCTGCTGGAGACCGGGCTATTCTCTGATGTCGTTGTCAAGTGTGGAGACAAAGAGTGGAAGCTTCATAAGGCCATTCTGTG CACCCGCAGTGTCTGGTTCGAGAAGGCCCTGACCGGTCAATTTGAGGAGGCGACCAGCGGTGTTATCACCATCCAGGACTTTGAGCCCGAGGCTGTCGAATGGGTCATCCGGTACATCTACACCGGGGTCTGCGACATTGCCACCCTTCGGGGCCCTGAGAAAATGACCTTGACCAACTTTGTCACATGCTTCGAGGTTCACAGCGTCGCCGACTTCTTTGCCCTGAGCCCACTGGCCAAGATTGCTCTCGACACTCTGACCGCTGAGTTCGATACCAAACTCCCCGCCATCCAGCTGCAACAAGAGTCTTGCAAGGAGTGGCTCCCTGAGTTCTGCGAGGCCATCCGCCTGGTCTACGAAGACATTCCCATCAGCGACACGGCCGTGACCTCTATTCGCAAGGCGTTTGTGTTGTTCATTCACACGGCTCGGTACTATTTCATGAAGGAGCCTCGGTTCACCAAGTTTCTCGATGAGGAAGCTCCGCTGTTGTCTTTGGACTTGTTTCGAGCCATGAGAGCAACGGGAGACTTCGTAGCCCACCCGCTAGACCCGTACTGCTCTTTTTGCAAGAACAAGCCCAGCCGAGCAGAGAAGGGCTACTACACCCATATTGCCCCGGAGCCGCTCAAGCTCACTGCCTGCTGCTCAAACTGCGCTGTCAAGAAGGACTTTCCCAGCGGCATGCAGGACTGGCTTGCGAAGGATACTCGTGCTTTGGGTTAG
- a CDS encoding hypothetical protein (EggNog:ENOG503P4KP; COG:M) — protein sequence MRFSAILSLLSATAVVANNAVPALWDGSCYYPASDPAFNVTSYLGRWYQVAGTIAPYTRNCKCIFAQYGLNDNGSIAVNNSCQAGTRAVNIVGAASPAEPQYGATGVFRVQFPNERPPDCPGPNYIVQDYTGEFSLVQSNNFTTLFILSREQHPDEKVLDAWIARAGLLGSDLSQVVKTDQTDCLYT from the exons ATGCGTTTTtccgccatcctctccctcctctcggCCACCGCTGTCGTGGCCAACAACGCTGTTCCCGCCCTCTGGGACGGCAGCTGCTACTATCCCGCCTCGGATCCTGCCTTCAACGTCACCAGCTACCTCGGCCGCTGGTATCAGGTCGCCGGCACCATCGCTCCCTACACCCGCAACTGCAAGTGCATCTTTGCCCAGTACGGCTTAAACGACAACGGCAGCATCGCCGTCAACAACAGCTGCCAAGCCGGCACCCGCGCTGTCAACATTGTCGGCgctgcttctcctgctgAGCCTCAGTATGGTGCCACTGGCGTGTTCCGCGTCCAGTTCCCCAACGAGAGACCTCCTGATTGCCCCGGTCCCAACTACATCGTCCAGGACTACACCGGCGAGTTCTCGCTCGTGCAGAGCAACAACTTTACCACCCTGTTCATCTTGAGCAGGGAGCAGCATCCCGATGAGAAGGTTCTTGAT GCCTGGATTGCCCGCGCTGGTCTCCTCGGATCCGACCTTTCGCAGGTTGTCAAGACGGACCAGACTGACTGCCTCTATACTTGA